In Salinibacterium sp. ZJ70, one DNA window encodes the following:
- a CDS encoding dipeptidase has protein sequence MSESGPSAASSTPHADELRAAVAAGFPTAVAELSSLVRIPSVSWDGFDHRHVRASAERVAELARGLDVFESVDVVQLPVSEPGSDQLGQPAVVAVRPARGGKPTVLLYAHHDVQPPGADDDWESKPFEPTLRGDRLYGRGTADDKAGVLVHLAAIRAFVEVLGDPEIGIVLYAEGEEEFGSRSIATFLEHYKDVFDADVIIVADSGNWSIDVPAITVGLRGAVAFNVRFTTLGHASHSGMFGGAVPDAMLAAIRTLDTLWNPDGSVAVEGLTSREAETPAYDEAQLRRETGLLDGVTPIGRGEIISRLWNQPSITITGIDAPSVRDASNTLVPSVRVRLSARVAPGQRAEEAKEALLNHLRAHAAFGAHIEIDGLDMGQPFLVDTSGWAVADAKEVLEEAFGNPAIEMGVGGSIPFIAELAERFPASQILVTGVEDPDTRAHSPNESLHLPSFEKSILAETLLFARLASR, from the coding sequence ATGTCTGAGTCCGGGCCGTCGGCCGCATCCTCCACTCCCCACGCCGACGAACTCCGCGCCGCTGTCGCAGCCGGATTCCCGACCGCGGTCGCCGAGCTCTCATCGCTCGTGCGCATCCCCTCCGTCTCGTGGGACGGCTTCGATCACCGTCATGTGCGGGCGAGCGCCGAGCGTGTCGCCGAGCTCGCTCGAGGACTGGACGTGTTCGAGAGCGTCGACGTCGTGCAGCTGCCGGTGTCCGAGCCCGGTTCCGATCAGCTCGGTCAGCCTGCTGTCGTCGCGGTGCGTCCGGCGCGCGGCGGCAAGCCCACGGTGCTGCTGTACGCGCACCACGATGTGCAGCCCCCCGGAGCGGATGACGACTGGGAATCGAAGCCCTTCGAGCCGACCCTCCGCGGCGACCGTCTCTACGGCCGCGGCACGGCCGACGACAAGGCGGGCGTCCTCGTGCACCTCGCCGCGATCCGCGCCTTCGTCGAGGTTCTGGGCGACCCCGAGATCGGGATCGTTCTGTACGCCGAAGGGGAGGAGGAGTTCGGGTCGCGCTCGATCGCGACCTTCCTCGAGCACTACAAGGACGTCTTCGACGCCGATGTGATCATCGTCGCCGACTCGGGCAACTGGTCGATCGACGTGCCCGCGATCACCGTCGGACTCCGTGGCGCTGTCGCCTTCAATGTGCGGTTCACGACGCTCGGGCACGCCTCGCACTCGGGCATGTTCGGGGGAGCGGTGCCGGATGCGATGCTCGCAGCGATCCGCACCCTGGACACCCTGTGGAACCCCGACGGCTCCGTCGCCGTGGAGGGTCTCACCTCTCGCGAGGCGGAGACGCCCGCCTACGACGAAGCGCAGCTGCGCCGCGAGACGGGACTCCTCGACGGCGTCACGCCGATCGGTCGCGGCGAGATCATCTCGCGCCTCTGGAACCAGCCCTCGATCACCATCACGGGCATCGACGCTCCGAGCGTGCGCGACGCGTCGAACACTCTCGTTCCGAGCGTCCGCGTGCGGCTGAGCGCCCGCGTCGCACCCGGACAGCGCGCTGAGGAGGCGAAGGAGGCCCTCCTGAACCACCTGCGCGCGCACGCCGCCTTCGGGGCCCACATCGAGATCGACGGCCTCGACATGGGCCAGCCGTTCCTCGTCGACACGTCCGGCTGGGCGGTGGCGGATGCGAAGGAGGTCCTCGAGGAGGCCTTCGGCAACCCGGCCATCGAGATGGGCGTCGGGGGATCGATCCCGTTCATCGCCGAGCTCGCCGAGCGCTTCCCGGCGTCCCAGATCCTGGTGACGGGCGTCGAAGACCCCGACACGCGCGCGCACAGCCCCAACGAGTCGCTGCACCTGCCGAGCTTCGAGAAGTCGATCCTCGCGGAAACCCTCCTCTTCGCACGTCTCGCATCGCGATGA
- a CDS encoding cytochrome c oxidase subunit 4, whose translation MRTNAILMWILGVFFILSAAAYTLWVVADAGWNWERIEWVGTVTLVLSAALAFFLAFYIDRVYKAQGGEMAQDRDDADIDDDDPEVGHFSPWSWWPLVLGSALGVVFLGLAVGTWVVGIGIPLAIVAIVGWTYEYYRNNFAR comes from the coding sequence ATGCGTACCAATGCGATCCTGATGTGGATCCTCGGTGTGTTCTTCATCCTCTCGGCTGCGGCATACACCCTCTGGGTGGTCGCCGATGCCGGCTGGAACTGGGAGCGCATCGAGTGGGTCGGAACCGTGACCCTCGTGCTCTCGGCAGCCCTCGCGTTCTTCCTCGCCTTCTACATCGACCGCGTCTACAAGGCGCAGGGCGGCGAGATGGCGCAGGACCGCGACGACGCCGACATCGACGATGACGACCCCGAGGTCGGGCACTTCAGCCCTTGGAGCTGGTGGCCGCTCGTGCTCGGTTCCGCTCTCGGAGTCGTGTTCCTCGGACTCGCCGTGGGAACCTGGGTTGTCGGAATCGGCATCCCGCTCGCGATCGTCGCGATCGTGGGCTGGACGTACGAGTACTACCGGAACAACTTCGCACGCTGA
- the nrdR gene encoding transcriptional regulator NrdR produces MFCPFCRHPDSRVIDSRTSDDGLSIRRRRQCPECGRRFSTTETASLNVIKRSGIAEPFSREKIVSGVRKACQGRPVSDADLALLAQRVEEAIRSTGVAQIDANDIGLAILPPLRELDEVAYLRFASVYQAFDSLDDFETAITTLRDEHAAASAADAPATSDDAL; encoded by the coding sequence ATGTTCTGCCCATTCTGCCGCCACCCCGACAGCCGTGTGATCGATTCCCGGACGAGCGACGACGGGCTGTCGATCCGCCGTCGGCGTCAGTGCCCCGAATGCGGTCGCCGCTTCTCGACCACCGAGACCGCGAGCCTCAACGTCATCAAGCGCTCCGGGATCGCCGAGCCGTTCAGCCGCGAGAAGATCGTCTCCGGTGTGCGCAAGGCGTGCCAGGGCCGTCCCGTGAGCGATGCGGATCTCGCGCTGCTCGCGCAGCGCGTCGAGGAGGCGATTCGCTCGACCGGTGTGGCGCAGATCGACGCGAACGACATCGGCCTCGCGATCCTCCCGCCGCTGCGAGAGCTCGACGAGGTCGCCTACCTCCGCTTCGCGAGCGTCTACCAGGCGTTCGATTCGCTCGACGACTTCGAGACGGCGATCACCACGCTGCGTGACGAGCACGCCGCGGCCTCCGCCGCGGACGCGCCCGCTACGTCGGACGACGCCCTGTGA
- a CDS encoding GNAT family N-acetyltransferase — MTVRLARAGDEDAILGLVTQLGHAIPLDPEAFRITIASYLAGEQPSVLLHVAEDDGVVLGYALTSVVPLLSTNGPSAQLQEIVVDPAARGRDLGTQLVKAVEAECEARGVKQLTVASRRAGGFYDRLGFHESAEYMRRFF, encoded by the coding sequence ATGACGGTCCGTCTCGCCCGCGCGGGAGATGAGGATGCGATCCTCGGACTCGTGACGCAGCTCGGTCATGCGATCCCGCTCGACCCGGAAGCGTTCCGTATCACGATCGCCTCCTACCTGGCGGGCGAGCAGCCGTCTGTGCTGCTCCACGTCGCAGAGGATGACGGTGTCGTTCTCGGCTACGCACTGACGAGCGTCGTGCCGCTCCTGTCGACCAACGGCCCCTCAGCTCAACTGCAGGAGATCGTCGTCGATCCGGCCGCCCGCGGCCGCGACCTCGGTACGCAGCTCGTGAAGGCCGTCGAGGCCGAGTGCGAAGCACGCGGCGTGAAGCAGCTCACGGTGGCCAGCCGCCGCGCGGGAGGCTTCTATGACCGTCTGGGGTTCCACGAGTCGGCGGAGTACATGCGCCGCTTCTTCTGA
- the erpA gene encoding iron-sulfur cluster insertion protein ErpA: MTDTLETTHGVNLTDTAAQKVRSLLEQEGRDDLRLRVAVQPGGCSGLIYQLYFDERLLDGDATRDFDGVEVVVDKMSVPYLDGASIDFEDTIHKQGFTIDNPNAEGSCACGDSFH; this comes from the coding sequence ATGACCGACACGCTCGAGACGACGCACGGCGTCAACCTCACCGACACCGCCGCCCAGAAGGTGCGCAGCCTCCTGGAGCAGGAGGGCCGCGACGACCTGCGCCTCCGCGTGGCCGTTCAGCCGGGCGGATGCTCGGGACTCATCTACCAGCTCTACTTCGACGAGCGCCTGCTCGACGGCGACGCGACGCGCGACTTCGACGGCGTCGAGGTCGTCGTCGACAAGATGAGCGTTCCCTACCTCGACGGCGCGTCCATCGACTTCGAGGACACCATCCACAAGCAGGGCTTCACGATCGACAACCCCAACGCCGAGGGAAGCTGTGCCTGTGGAGACAGCTTCCACTGA
- a CDS encoding quinone-dependent dihydroorotate dehydrogenase: protein MYPLFFRTVLSRLDPEFAHHLAFVVIRALGAPGLRSIARGVTRPDPSLAVHALGLEFPSPFGLAAGFDKEAKGIAGLGAIGFGHVEVGTITGQAQPGNPAPRLFRLIPDRAVINRMGFNNAGAVAVEPRIARARAQAKRPIIGVNIGKTKVVPVEDAVSDYLVSTRLLAPHADYLVVNVSSPNTPGLRGLQELDKLEPLLVAVRDAAGGVPVLVKIAPDVTDEQALRIAELVQRIELAGIVATNTTLSRAGLVTDPAIVEAAGEGGLSGAPLAARSLEVLRLLRAAVGPEMCLISVGGVTTAADVQERLDAGATLVQGYTAFLYEGPLWARAINRGLRRLRAARS, encoded by the coding sequence GTGTACCCGCTCTTCTTCCGCACCGTCCTGTCTCGACTCGACCCGGAGTTCGCCCACCACCTCGCGTTCGTCGTGATCCGCGCACTCGGCGCGCCCGGGCTTCGCAGCATCGCGCGCGGCGTCACCCGCCCCGATCCGTCGCTCGCCGTGCACGCTCTCGGCCTCGAGTTCCCGTCGCCGTTCGGGCTCGCCGCGGGCTTCGACAAGGAGGCCAAGGGGATCGCGGGTCTCGGAGCGATCGGCTTCGGCCACGTCGAGGTCGGCACCATCACGGGGCAGGCGCAGCCGGGAAACCCGGCTCCTCGTCTGTTCCGCCTCATCCCGGATCGCGCCGTCATCAACCGCATGGGCTTCAACAACGCGGGTGCGGTGGCCGTCGAGCCGCGCATCGCTCGCGCTCGCGCGCAGGCGAAGCGCCCGATCATCGGCGTCAACATCGGCAAGACGAAGGTCGTGCCCGTCGAGGATGCGGTGAGCGACTACCTCGTGAGCACCCGCCTGCTCGCCCCGCACGCCGACTACCTCGTCGTCAACGTGAGTTCTCCCAACACGCCGGGTCTGCGCGGGCTCCAGGAGCTCGACAAGCTCGAGCCGCTGCTCGTCGCCGTGCGGGATGCTGCGGGCGGAGTGCCCGTGCTCGTGAAGATCGCACCGGATGTCACCGACGAGCAGGCTCTGCGCATCGCGGAGCTCGTGCAGCGCATCGAGCTCGCCGGCATCGTCGCGACCAACACGACCCTGTCGCGTGCCGGGCTCGTCACCGACCCCGCGATCGTCGAGGCGGCGGGGGAGGGCGGCCTCTCGGGCGCTCCGCTCGCCGCTCGCTCGCTCGAGGTGCTGCGCCTGCTGCGCGCTGCGGTGGGTCCGGAGATGTGCCTCATCTCCGTCGGAGGCGTCACGACAGCCGCCGACGTGCAGGAGCGACTCGACGCGGGCGCGACGCTCGTGCAGGGCTACACGGCGTTCCTCTACGAAGGACCGCTCTGGGCGCGCGCCATCAACCGCGGACTCCGCCGACTGCGCGCCGCACGCTCCTGA
- the coxB gene encoding cytochrome c oxidase subunit II, protein MSSSERSQVRSTSSPQGPARRSRLARWAVAPIGLAVSLILAGCTQEQTLGWLPTEPGTTNHVDRVIGLWTTSWIVLLIVGGITWGLILWAAIVYRRRKGQTGLPVQMRYNMPIEVFYTIVPFVLVLGFFAFTARDQAAIEADFGDEQPDVRVEAFGKRWGWDFNYLNEDVYFSGEQLQPNASGEYDPETMPVLYLPVDQKVEIKLESRDVVHSFWVIDFLYKKDMIPAKTNYMYFVPLKEGTYRGKCAELCGEYHADMLFEVRVVSQAEYDSQMEALRAAGNTGVLGAEYNVNQNLPGNGSTDKD, encoded by the coding sequence ATGTCGTCATCCGAGAGGTCACAGGTGCGCTCCACTAGCAGCCCCCAGGGTCCTGCCCGCCGTTCGCGTCTCGCCCGTTGGGCAGTCGCCCCGATCGGGCTCGCGGTTTCGCTCATCCTCGCCGGATGCACGCAAGAGCAGACGCTCGGCTGGCTTCCGACCGAGCCGGGCACCACCAATCACGTCGATCGTGTCATCGGTTTGTGGACCACGTCCTGGATCGTGCTCCTCATCGTCGGTGGCATCACCTGGGGCCTCATCCTCTGGGCGGCGATCGTCTACCGTCGCCGCAAGGGCCAGACGGGCCTCCCGGTGCAGATGCGCTACAACATGCCGATCGAGGTCTTCTACACGATCGTCCCGTTCGTGCTCGTGCTGGGCTTCTTCGCCTTCACCGCGCGCGACCAGGCGGCCATCGAGGCCGACTTCGGCGACGAGCAGCCCGACGTGCGCGTCGAGGCGTTCGGCAAGCGCTGGGGCTGGGACTTCAACTACCTCAACGAGGACGTCTACTTCTCGGGCGAGCAGCTGCAGCCCAACGCGAGCGGCGAGTACGACCCCGAGACGATGCCGGTGCTCTACCTGCCCGTCGACCAGAAGGTCGAGATCAAGCTCGAGTCTCGCGACGTCGTCCACTCCTTCTGGGTCATCGACTTCCTTTACAAGAAGGACATGATCCCGGCCAAGACGAACTACATGTACTTCGTCCCCCTCAAGGAGGGCACCTACCGCGGTAAGTGCGCCGAGCTCTGCGGCGAGTACCACGCGGACATGCTCTTCGAGGTGCGCGTCGTCTCGCAGGCCGAGTACGACTCCCAGATGGAAGCCCTGCGCGCGGCCGGCAACACCGGTGTGCTCGGCGCCGAATACAACGTGAACCAGAACCTGCCGGGCAACGGCAGCACCGATAAGGACTGA
- the ctaD gene encoding cytochrome c oxidase subunit I — protein sequence MTTAAPARAYVPTEPSRKGNIFVKWITTTDHKTIGYLYLITSFIYFCIGGVLALVIRVELFTPGLDVIPTNEAYNQLFTMHGTIMLLMFATPLFAGFANALMPLQIGAPDVAFPRLNALAYWMFSFGSLIAVAGFLTPQGAAGFGWTAYAPLTSTTFSPGLGGNLWVVGLALSGFGTILGAVNFITTIITMRAPGMTMWRMPVFTWNILVTSILVLLAFPVLAGGLFALAADRIFGAHLLDPANGGTLLWQHLFWFFGHPEVYIIALPFFGIVSEILPVFSRKPIFGYKTLIYATIAIAALSVTVWAHHMYVTGSVLLPWFALMTMLIAVPTGVKIFNWVGTMWRGSVTFETPMIWTIGFLVTFTFGGLTGVILASPPLDFHVSDSYFVVAHFHYVVFGTVVFAMFAGFYFWWPKWTGKMLDERLGKIHFWLLFIGFHMTFLIQHWLGVEGMPRRYASYLAGDGFTWMNELSTVGSAILAVSLLPFFLNVWITARKAPKVTVDDPWGNGRSLEWATSCPPPRHNFTSIPRIRSESPAFDLHHPEATVQVGVGPVKDAPDRPVLDIADGEVK from the coding sequence ATGACCACCGCCGCTCCTGCTCGGGCATATGTACCGACCGAGCCGTCCCGCAAGGGGAACATCTTCGTCAAGTGGATCACGACCACTGACCACAAGACCATCGGGTACCTGTACCTGATCACGTCGTTCATCTACTTCTGCATCGGCGGCGTGCTCGCGCTCGTCATCCGTGTGGAGCTCTTCACGCCGGGTCTCGACGTCATCCCGACCAACGAGGCGTACAACCAGCTGTTTACGATGCACGGCACGATCATGCTGCTGATGTTCGCGACACCGCTCTTCGCCGGATTCGCGAACGCGCTGATGCCGCTTCAGATCGGCGCCCCGGACGTCGCCTTCCCGCGACTGAACGCCCTCGCGTACTGGATGTTCAGCTTCGGATCGCTCATCGCGGTCGCCGGCTTCCTCACCCCGCAGGGTGCGGCTGGCTTCGGATGGACCGCCTACGCGCCGCTCACGAGCACGACCTTCTCGCCGGGACTCGGCGGCAACCTCTGGGTCGTCGGCCTGGCTCTCTCGGGCTTCGGCACGATCCTCGGTGCGGTGAACTTCATCACGACGATCATCACGATGCGTGCCCCGGGCATGACGATGTGGCGCATGCCCGTCTTCACCTGGAACATCCTCGTGACCTCGATCCTCGTGCTGCTCGCCTTCCCGGTTCTCGCCGGCGGCCTCTTCGCTCTCGCGGCGGACCGCATCTTCGGTGCGCACCTGCTCGACCCGGCCAACGGCGGAACGCTGCTCTGGCAGCACCTGTTCTGGTTCTTCGGTCACCCTGAGGTGTACATCATCGCGCTGCCGTTCTTCGGCATCGTCTCCGAGATCCTCCCGGTGTTCAGCCGCAAGCCGATCTTCGGATACAAGACCCTCATCTACGCGACGATCGCGATCGCCGCCCTGTCGGTCACCGTGTGGGCTCACCACATGTACGTCACCGGATCGGTGCTGCTGCCCTGGTTCGCCCTGATGACGATGCTCATCGCGGTTCCGACCGGCGTGAAGATCTTCAACTGGGTCGGCACCATGTGGCGCGGATCGGTCACCTTCGAGACGCCGATGATCTGGACGATCGGCTTCCTCGTGACCTTCACCTTCGGTGGACTCACGGGTGTCATCCTCGCGTCGCCGCCGCTCGACTTCCACGTCTCGGACTCGTACTTCGTCGTGGCCCACTTCCACTACGTGGTCTTCGGAACCGTCGTCTTCGCGATGTTCGCCGGCTTCTACTTCTGGTGGCCGAAGTGGACGGGCAAGATGCTCGACGAGCGTCTCGGCAAGATCCACTTCTGGCTCCTGTTCATCGGCTTCCACATGACGTTCCTCATCCAGCACTGGCTGGGTGTCGAAGGAATGCCGCGTCGATACGCGAGCTACCTCGCGGGCGACGGCTTCACGTGGATGAACGAGCTCTCGACCGTCGGATCGGCGATCCTCGCGGTGTCGCTGCTGCCCTTCTTCCTCAACGTCTGGATCACGGCCCGCAAGGCGCCGAAGGTCACCGTCGACGACCCGTGGGGCAACGGACGCTCGCTCGAGTGGGCCACCTCGTGCCCGCCGCCGCGTCACAACTTCACCTCGATCCCGCGCATCCGCTCGGAGTCGCCGGCCTTCGACCTGCACCACCCGGAGGCGACCGTCCAGGTCGGCGTCGGGCCCGTGAAGGACGCGCCGGACCGCCCTGTTCTCGACATCGCCGACGGAGAGGTGAAGTAA
- the hisD gene encoding histidinol dehydrogenase, which translates to MIQTLDLRGTRPSASELLDLVPRALVDVSVAAETAAQLISEVREGGSEALLAQAERLDRVRPASLRVSADELAAAAESLDPTVRAAVEESIARVRAASAAQVPPAVTTTLAEGATIQQRWQPVRRAGFYVPGGKAVYPSSVIMNVVPAQAAGVGSLALVSPPQAAFGGSVHPTILAVAHLLGVDEVYAMGGAGAIGALAYGVDDLGLEPVDVITGPGNVYVAAAKRLVRGVVGIDAEAGPTDILVLADADADARLIAADLVSQAEHDELSAAVLVTDAPQLAVRVAEELERLIPVTRHSERVTAAISGRQSAVVLVDDEDAAADFVDAFAPEHLEIHTIDPDATLSRIHNAGAIFLGSHSPVSLGDYLAGSNHVLPTAGQARFSSALSAMTFLRPQQVVRYDRAALSQVADRIRAFSDAEDLPAHGDAVMARFSED; encoded by the coding sequence ATGATTCAGACACTCGACCTCCGTGGAACCCGCCCCAGCGCATCCGAGCTGCTCGACCTCGTGCCGCGCGCCCTCGTCGATGTGAGCGTGGCGGCGGAGACAGCCGCCCAGCTCATCTCCGAGGTGCGCGAAGGCGGATCGGAGGCGCTGCTCGCGCAGGCCGAGCGTCTCGACCGGGTGCGTCCCGCGTCGCTGCGGGTGAGCGCCGACGAGCTCGCGGCCGCTGCCGAGTCGCTCGACCCCACGGTTCGCGCGGCGGTCGAGGAGTCGATCGCGCGCGTGCGCGCCGCGAGCGCGGCGCAGGTGCCTCCCGCCGTGACGACGACCCTCGCCGAGGGCGCCACCATCCAGCAGCGCTGGCAGCCGGTCCGCCGCGCAGGCTTCTACGTTCCGGGCGGCAAGGCCGTGTACCCGTCGAGCGTCATCATGAACGTCGTCCCTGCGCAGGCGGCGGGAGTCGGCTCGCTCGCGCTCGTCTCGCCGCCGCAGGCCGCGTTCGGCGGCTCTGTGCACCCCACGATCCTCGCGGTCGCTCACCTGCTGGGCGTCGACGAGGTGTACGCGATGGGCGGCGCGGGCGCGATCGGCGCGCTCGCCTACGGCGTCGACGATCTCGGCCTCGAGCCGGTCGACGTGATCACCGGTCCCGGCAACGTCTATGTCGCCGCTGCCAAGCGGCTCGTCCGCGGAGTCGTCGGCATCGACGCTGAGGCAGGCCCCACCGACATCCTGGTGCTCGCGGATGCGGATGCGGATGCGCGTCTCATCGCCGCGGACCTCGTGAGCCAGGCGGAGCACGACGAGCTCTCCGCTGCCGTGCTCGTGACCGACGCCCCTCAGCTCGCTGTCCGCGTCGCCGAGGAGCTCGAGCGCCTCATCCCCGTCACCCGGCACAGCGAGCGGGTGACGGCGGCGATCTCCGGTCGTCAGTCGGCCGTCGTGCTCGTCGACGACGAGGATGCCGCAGCCGACTTCGTCGATGCGTTCGCTCCCGAGCACCTCGAGATCCACACGATCGACCCCGACGCGACCCTCTCGCGCATCCACAACGCCGGCGCGATCTTCCTCGGCTCGCACTCGCCCGTGAGCCTCGGCGACTACCTCGCCGGCTCCAACCACGTGCTGCCCACGGCGGGGCAGGCTCGCTTCTCGTCGGCGCTCAGCGCGATGACGTTCCTGCGTCCGCAGCAGGTGGTGCGCTACGACCGCGCGGCGCTGTCGCAGGTCGCCGACCGCATCCGCGCGTTCAGCGACGCAGAGGATCTCCCGGCCCACGGCGACGCCGTGATGGCTCGGTTCTCCGAGGACTGA
- a CDS encoding DUF3043 domain-containing protein, with amino-acid sequence MPNNTPTDSSAAAENPETEKVVGKGRATPTRQEREAARRRPLVPEDRKAARRESRAKLNEQREAARIGMANGDERYLPIRDRGPQKRYVRDFVDARWNVGEILLPVMFLVILTYFVPVVEVAFYALIAVWAVIVIVVIDCVVLGYQLKKRMSAKFGADRLEKFRWYAAMRAVQMRPLRLPKPQVKRGEYPA; translated from the coding sequence GTGCCGAACAACACTCCCACCGACTCTTCAGCTGCCGCCGAGAATCCGGAGACCGAGAAGGTCGTCGGCAAGGGCCGCGCGACGCCCACCCGCCAGGAGCGTGAAGCAGCGCGTCGGCGCCCGCTCGTGCCGGAGGACCGCAAGGCCGCGCGCCGCGAATCGCGCGCGAAGCTCAACGAGCAGCGCGAAGCGGCGCGCATCGGCATGGCGAACGGCGACGAGCGCTACCTGCCGATCCGCGACCGGGGTCCGCAGAAGCGCTACGTGCGCGACTTCGTCGACGCCCGCTGGAACGTGGGCGAGATCCTGCTGCCCGTGATGTTCCTCGTGATCCTCACGTACTTCGTCCCGGTCGTGGAGGTCGCGTTCTACGCGCTCATCGCCGTCTGGGCTGTCATCGTCATCGTCGTCATCGACTGCGTCGTGCTCGGCTACCAGCTCAAGAAGCGGATGTCGGCCAAGTTCGGCGCGGACCGTCTGGAGAAGTTCCGCTGGTACGCCGCGATGCGCGCCGTGCAGATGCGGCCCCTGCGCCTTCCGAAGCCACAGGTCAAGCGCGGCGAGTACCCCGCCTGA